AAACATTCTTCTGCATTCATTCTTCGTATTTCTGGGGGAAATTGACCATTCAACTTCAAAATGGTTAGGctagagagaagaagagagagagtatAAGTGTCATTAAATTGAAAAcatggaaattcaattgattctagagagagaaattaacaaagaggagagagaaataagaaaaaaaaattaaaaattaaaaagagatggagaagatggtatatttgatttttattttttttttagggtttgtttgtgataattagatagtAAGGGGtcaattgataaaaataaaaaaatataaggaccaaattaactctttttcctttgacttttaacaccgttaatcaaTTTGGTATgcgtttgctaacggaatgaagtacatggtaccactttgcaaacttttaaaccacatgagtgttgttcgaaaatgagtgtaaccacaaggtttatttttgtacttttccctagtaatttttcaatgtttaaaggtagatgagatggttaaggatgcTTACTTTTATTTGAGAGGTCCTATGTTCCACACCCTTCAATCtcatttttttaagttttatttttcaataattataaaaacatgttaacattattaattaatttaaatggagtctttatttttattttgataacacttttgaatttatttttaatatgtctttaccattaaaaaaacgtaaacatgtttaattttctattagttcaatgctagtttctaaaaaaaaatgataacatttttacagttttaatgcgttggaggctaaaaaatttTTGCGCAGCTCTAACGGGCTGGACTTTAAAAATTTACCGTCAATCGCAcagttaatttcgatttttttgacgttttgaatttttttattgatatattTGAACCCCGACTCATCCagggtcctggttccgccatTGATGGAAGTAATATTTCTACGTATACAATGAACAACACATAAGGAGTGTGAGAAGACTAGTGTACAAGTAGCAAAACTAAATGctacaaaataacaaaaaatgattaaaaattaatattttaaaaatcgGATTAAAAGTCGAACCATAATTATGTTAGAGTCAATAAGTTCAACCGGTTGATTTAAATTGGTTGAATGAATGACATCataaatactatatatatataatacactAATTACTATCTCATAATTAGTCTTTACTATACTTACTATCTTATAACTAGCTACTATCTCATAACTAGTTTTTACCCTACGCTATTATCTTATAACTAGTTTTTACTCTTATAACTATTATCTTATAACTAGTTTTTACtcttcaactctccaaaaaAACACATAATGACTTAAGTGTCAAAATGAGTTTGTCAGACCCCGATACATCTCTGACCTTTAGTTCTTTACTCTTCAATCCCCTTCCAAAAAACATAATGATTTAAGTATCGGAATGGGTGTTGGAGATtttggtaaaatggctctttagcCTTTGTTTGTCTTTTGTGACTTTAAGTATCCCATATGGGAAACTTTTGAGATAGTTGAATAGTTTATATTGGGTTGGGCTTGAGGAGttattaaattgtgtttagtgggttatacaaaataaaccacacgcgcgcgctcgctcgttcgttcgCGCGATATTTTAAACCTTTTTGACTATTTCTTAACAAGTTAAAATCCTATCTCGACTATCCCTGATTTTACTCAACCCATTACATTTTTCTCTCCTAAAACGTTGTCCACTACAACGTTCGTTttacacaaaataaaacacgaaCTCTACAGAGTTCAGAGATACAGAAAACTTTCCGATTACAATTTTCATCTTCATTACGCTTTCTTCTCTGggcaattaattattttgctgTTCCAAAGCTTCGCCCTAGAGTGCACTAGTGCGTCgctcgctgtgtaaaccttggtTGACGATCGGACTTCTAGATTGCACCAGAGTCTGCCGTAATCGTTTTCAACGCAGTGGTTCTGTCCACGACACAGCTTTTTCATTCCGATAAGTTATTTCGATTCCCTCTTTTGTACTTACAATTTGAAAACGATTATTTCTGTCCGTCATCATGTCTGCTCTAATCTCAAAAAATATTCCCGATCTCTCAAAATTAGAGCCCTTAGACGGTCTGAACTACAAAAGATGGTCTCGGAAAATGCTTATATTTTTTGAACAATTAGACCTTGATTATGTCGTCCTGTCTAATCCCCCTGTCGACCCAAACGGTCCTGCTATGTCGCTTATCGTTCAACAATACGATAATCAGTCTGCTAAATAtgaaaaagataacaaaactgTCAGAGGACATCTCCTTAATCATATGTCGAACCCACTGTTCGATATATTTGTCAACAAAAGGTTAGCCAAAGAAATTTGGGTCtctttaaaagataaatatgggtctgatgatgctggaaaaagaaaatatgttgttGGCAGGTGGTTACATTATCAGATGGTTGATCAGAAACCAATCATTGATCAGATTCACGAATATGAGAACCTTGTTGCTGAAGTTCTCAGTGAGGGGATGAATATGTGCGATATGCTTCAAGCCAATGTTCTGCTGGAGAAGTTCCATCCTTCTTGTAGTGACTTCAGAAACCACCTGAAGCACAAAAAGAAAGATTTCAGCCTGCAGGAGCTTGTTAGTCATATGCGAACTGAAGAAGCAAACAGAATGAAagataagcaactttcctctatttCTGTTTCTATTAATGCTAATGTGGTTGAATCTTCTGTGATTCCAAAAGACAGATCAAAAGGGCATGCAAACAAGTCCCAAAAAGGCTTCAAACAGAATAAGTCTTTCAAGCATGGAAAGGTCCAAAAGCGAAAGGTTGAATGCTTTGTGTGTGGAAAACCCGGGCACAGAGCATTTCAATGTTTccaaaggaagaaccaacagaattcaaatcaaaatgctCACACAAAGCCTAccggacaatccaatttggtggaGAACGATGAAATCATTGCTGCTGTGGTGGTAGAGTCGAACTTGGTGGAAAACAAAACTGACTGGGTGCTGGATACTGGATCTATCAGACACTTATGTTCAAACAGGGAGCTGTTTCATCATTTTGAGGATGCTGCTGATGGAGAGTGCGTCTACATGGGTAACACCGCAACTGCTGGTGTTGTTGGTAAAGGAACAGTCTTACTCAAATTAACTTTTGGAAAAAGTTTATCATTGAATAATGTTCTGTATGTGCCTTCACTTCGTAGGAATCTTATTTCTGGTAGTTTATTAAATAAGGTTGGtttaaaaattacttttgagGCTGATAAGGTGATTCTTACTAAAAATGGGACCTTTGTAGGGAAAGGGTATCTAAGTGATGGGCTTTTTATCATGAACACTGTTGATGTTAACTCTGTTGGAATTAATGCAAGTTCTTCTGGTTCTGCTTATTTATGTGAGTCTTTGGACGTTtggcatggtagattaggacaTGTGAATTATGCTTCTattaaaaggttgaaaaatatgcatgttattgaTATCGTGAATTCTGAGCATGAAAGAAAATGTTCTATTTGTGTAGAAGCTAAATTTGCCAAAAAGCCTTTTCCATCTGTTACTAAGAGAAGTACTGAATTGCTTGAATTAATTCATTTTGATCTAGCTGACTTTAAGAATTCCATAAGTAGGGGTGGTAAAAGATGGTATATGACCTTTGTTGATGACTTTTCGAGATACACCAAAGTATATCTTTTAAGATCAAAAGATGAGACTGAAAGTAtgtttctaaaatataaaatggaagtagaaaatcagctagatagaaaaataaaaaggcttagaTCTGATAGAGGTGGAGAATACGGAACTAATTTCCTTAAAACTTTTTATGAGGAAAATGGCATTATACATGAAACTAGTGCgccatatacaccacaacaaaacggtatagcggaaaggaaaaatagaacgcTTAAGGAAATGATGAATGCCATGTTAATTAGTTCTGGTATGCCTGATAatatgtggggggaagctgtttTGTCTGCATGCTACATTTTAAATAGAGTTCCTCataaaaaattagacaaaaCTCCCTATGAGCTTTGGAAGGGGTATTCACCTAATTTAAATTTCTTGAGGGTTTGGGGTTGTCTTGCCAAAGTTGCTTTTCCATCTTTTAGAAAACCCAACATAGGGCCAAAAacctttgattgtgtttttattGGATATGCTTCTAATAGTGCTGCCTTTAGATTCATGGCACTAAATGACTATAGCATATGTGAATCTAGAGATGCAGAATTCTTCGAAAATGATTTtcctttaaagaaaaatattgtgAGTGATGATGTTGGTCCCTCTAATACTGTATCTGCTAGTGATTCTCTTGCTTCTAGTTCTTTGAAAAAACATGATGAATGTGAACATGAACCTAGAAGAAGTAAAAGAAGGAAAATAGCTAATAGTTTTGGACCCGACTTTGTTTCCTCCTTTCTGCTAGAAAATTCAGATAGAATAGATGATGTTTTTATGTCTGTctatctaatagaagaagaTCCTAAGACATATAAGGAGGCCATGACCTCTGTAGATGCTAATTTTTGGAAAGAggcaataaaaaatgaattagacTCTATTATGGTCAATCACACTTGGGATCTAGTCTCCTTGCCTAAAGGGTCCAAAACTATAAAACTtaaatggatcttcaaaaggaaaagaagacctgATGGATCCATTGAAAAGTTCAAAGCTAGATTAGTTGCTGTAGGCtatagtcaaaagaaaggaattgactattttgatacttattcTCCTGTTACTAAAATTTCTACTATTAGAATCTTAATTGCAATTGCAGCAATACATAATTTAGTGGTACATCAGATGGATGTAAAAACAGCTTTTCTAAATGgtgatttagaagaagaaatctaTGTTCAACAGCCTGAGGGAAATGTTGTACCCGGTCAGGAAGATAAGGTATGCAAACTGAGGAAGTCATTGTATGGCCTGAAACAGGCACCCAAACAATGGTATGAAAATTTTAACTCCACTTTACTTTCTGATGGGTACGTAGTTAATGGATCAGATACATGCGTTTATTCTAAAtcatttggatcaaattatGTGATTGTATGtctttatgtggatgatatgcttATCTTAGGCACTAATTTAGAAGCAGTGAATAACACCAAAGCCTTCTTATCATCAaaatttgacatgaaagacatgggaAAAGCTGATGTAATTCTTGGtgtcaaaattacaaaaactgaAAATGGTTTTTCTTTAGGACAATCACATTATGTTGAGAAGTTATTGAAAAAGTTTGATAGCTTTAATGTAGTGCCAGCTAGAACACCCTATGATCCTAGCATATGTcttactaaaaataaaggaaatagtGTTTCACAAGAAGAATATGCTAAGATTATTCGGAGTGTTATGTTCTTAATGACTCATACTAGACCTGACATTGCATATGCTGTAAATAGATTGAGTAGATATACTCACAATCCAAATGATGAACATTGGAATGCACTTCGCCGTTTACTTAAATACTTGAGAGGTACCATGAACTTTAATttgcattttaataaatttcctgCTGTTTTAGAGGGATATAGTGATGCAAACTGGTCATCCAAAAATGATTTGGTGTGTTCCACTAATGGTTATGTTTTCGTTTTGGGTGGTGGTGCCGTCTCTTGGAGATCATGCAAACAAACCTGTACTGCACGctcaaccatggaatcagaaTTTATAGCACTAGAACTAGCTAGTCAAGAAGCAGAATGGTTGAGAAGTTTATTGGCAGATGTCCCATTGTGGGGGAGATCTAATGCACCTATCTCACTTCATTGTGATTCACAGGCAGCCATGGGTACTGCAAAAAACAGTGTCTACAACGGAAAGAAAAGACACATTCGCATTAGACATAGTGCATTAAGACAACTCTTGAAACATGGGGTAATTGCCTTAGATTTTGTGAGATCAGAGAAGAATCTAGCTGATCCGTTCACCAAAGGGTTACCTAGAAGAATGGTTCTAGAAACGTCGAGGGGAATGGGCCTAAAGCCCACTGATTAAAGAAAATATGGTGGATACCATACGTGGTCAAACGAAACCATACTATCTTTTTATACACTATATTTTACCCATTCCTATGACTTGTGATAGTGTGTGTATAATCCATAGCCCGTGGTGTGGTGGTTCATTTATATGAACTTGATGGATGCTCCTTTTGAGGTTGAGTtatgagaaactcttaatgGTCTCTTATAGAGATCACCTACATGTGTGTGAAGGTGGGCCGCCTTCTATGAAAGACATTGGACTGTCTTTCTAGAGCACTCATGAGATCCAAGGTGTGTGCATGGCCATTAAAAGCGCTAGTGTTTTTATCGCGGAACAACAAAATTTCGTTTAAAGGTTTTCTTTACGTGTTGTGAGGGTCTCAGTTAGAGTTGTAGAAGTTCAAGAGCAATTCACTTCTAAAACTATAACATGTTGCCTCACATCACTATgtatcaattcaatcgaaaGATATTGATGCTTAAGTTTTTAAAATCTGTAACTTATTGCCCAGAAAagatttattattgtttttaaaattgttttgctataaagccatttgtgggggattgttggagattttggtaaaatggctctttagcttttgtttgtcttttgtgACTTTAAGTATCGCACATGGGAAACTTTTGAGATAGTTGAAGAGTTTATATTGGGTTGGGCTTGAGGAGttattaaattgtgtttagtgggttttacaaaataaaccacACGGGCGCGCTCGCTTgttcgcgcgacgcccgcccGTCCCGACTGGACTGGACCCGATTTTTATTTGGCCATTAAATATCTTAAACCTTTTTTACTATTTCTTAACAAGTtaaaatcctatctccactatcCCTGATTTTACTCAACCCATTACGTTTTTCTCTCCTAAAACGTTGTCCACTACAACGTTCGTTttacacaaaataaaacacgaaCTCTACAGAGTTCAGAGATACAGAAAACTTTCCGATTACAATTTTCATCTTCATTACGCTTTCTTCTCTGggcaattaattattttgctgTTCCAAAGTTTCGCCCTAGAGTGCACTAGTGCGTCgctcgctgtgtaaaccttggtTGACGATCGGACTTATAGATTGCACCAGAGTCTGCCGTAATCGTTTTCAACGCAGTGGTTTTGTCCACGACACAACTTTTTCATTCCGATAAGTTATTTCGATTTCCTCTTTTGTACTTACAATGGGTTCATCGAGCTTGTCCATTATAACTTAAGTGTTAGATGGGTTTGTCACACTCCGATCCATCTGAACTTATCCCAGAATAGGTTCATCAAACTTGTTCATTTTTGACCTTTAGTTCTTTACTCTTCTACCCTTTCCAAAAACTAGAATGACTTAAATATCGTAATGGATTCATCAAACTTGTCCATTTTTAACTTTTAGTTCTGTTTTACTGATTGAGTCCGGATATATATTACcatgcatatatatatttacagtTACCATGTATTTATGTAAATAGGTTTTCATATTGAGTTTTGAAATCAATTGaaattcttaaatatttaatttctgTTTATTCTAAAGAAGGAAATATTGATATTTGTGAAATTATAAGATAGTCTTTATTGATTTGaagcttttatttgatagaaCAAGAGGAACAAACAACAAAGTCATTGTTGATGTTTCATACTCAAGTAAATGTGAGAGACTAGCAACTTGGAATTGCAACTTTACAGGCAGCAGCAACCCTTCTCGCACCTGGTGAATTAACATACTTCTTTAGGTTTGGATTCTTTAGGTAACCACAAAGGCAAGGCTTCTGCTGCCTCAGCTTGCTGCAACAAAAGCTTGACGGTGGCGCCGACGAGTTCAGAGCCGGTAGGCATGGCTGCAGCTCACTTGGACTGCAGTTCACCGCATTTGACACGAGGACCTGGTCTGTTAATACTAATAGTATCAGATTCAGGACCACCCATAAAGATAAAGCGGATGGTTTCTTCATCTTGGATCGGTGAGGGGCGATTGAAACGGAGAAGGAGAAGCTTCATTTATACACAAAATGTTACAGCAGGTGGCACTCGGGAAGGACATGTGTCATCTTTCAGACACCTTTGGCTTTGGTGCCACAAAAATCAAACCGACGGACTTCGTAATTCGTAACACTAGGAATTTCTTCACCATCTCTGATGTAAGTTTGATTGTCTCTACTCATCCACTGTTCCAATCCAATTATTCGCCAGTAATTTAATATGGATAGTAataatttaaaagttaattGTAACAATTCATCCATTTCAGTGGTAGAAGAATTGAGTAATGAGTAGTTTTAAGAGACATCCATCTGTATTAAATTCTAGAGAGAATAATTGAAATTTACGAGTAAGATGAAATCTAATATAATAGAGGTAATTATATATATGGCTGCGGATTTGTAGATAAGTAGTTGTGATAttgttttttttgcaaacacaatccTATTGTTTGCAAAAGTTTTCATTTgggtgttgttttttttttatcacgaagaaaattaatgtttagagagaaaactcaaaaaatgatgattttgaaaaataaaaaatatagtttcatagtaaatatgatactaaacaacgttaattcttgaaaatgttCATTTTAAAGTCGTTATCGATCAAATTTGACAAAGTGAAAAATTGAGCCTATCTATatcatttcctttccttttctatatCTTAATTAGGTCCTTTCGTCCTAGCTATATTCGCATGCTGCCCATTTGCGCCATTCTCCTCCTATTTCATTCGAATCCATTATCCCACGATCTTTACAGATTGCCCTCCTCCTTTAGTGGTAGGGCTTAACGACCGGTTCCATTATGTTACCGAATTATCCATGTCTTTATGTATGCATCATGAGTCATCATGCGTTTGGATTTTGTGCACAAGTCCTTCAAAATTTTAGCATACCTTGGAATTTGCTTGATTGCATCAAGCGGTGGAATGTCTACCTCTACCTTTCAAAAGGTTTCTGATGAGAATCAGATCCATATCAAGAACGAGATTCTATTATCGAATTTTAGTCCttcattcgataatcctatGAAGCGTGCGAAGTTCAAAATGAAATCATTTAATCCCTTTCGAGTTACACGAATATCAAATTGAAAACGGATCAATTAGAGttaattcattttgaatttgGATTTTGAGGGAATTGAATTTGGATTTTAAGGAGATCTAATTAAGTTGGATAATAAGTTTTGGATGGTGGGAGATTATTTGCAATTTAAAGAATTGCACAATTTTTCTTTGGTATGAGACTATATGAAGAATTATGAGGATGGCTTTTACTTTGACTTTTTAGGTAATAATTTTGACTTGCTTAGTTACTTTTTTGCCCTTATATTTTATTAAGTTTATTTTAGTTATGTAAAGGCAAAGTATGTCCAACATGATTTAGTTTTAGTCTTTAAATATTTCAAATTTTCTAAGTTTGTAACAagtttgatattaaaaaaaaattactcttAAGAGTTTGTGAGtggtttctcttgtgttctttggaGCACTACTTTGAatagttcgggattaaatccttaattgttggagactgggattgggtctttacaacctagttttgtaagggttcttttctgtccgaccctgatttgttagctttcctagggatcaaatctagttgtcgggTTTTCGAGGCATTGTTCCTCATGGGTTCGCATAAGTTTTTAAGACCTCTTTCTCatattaattcttttttttttaattttgtcaaCCTTGAAAGAAAATGGGCTAATTTAGATGGAATTAATGGAATGAGATTAGAGTTTGCCTTATGATCTTCCTTAGGTACAGTGGGTGGATCCTCTTGTTCCTCTTATCTTTTTAGATGTGGACTTGATTGAACTTCCTTCCCACTTCGTAATGTAATTGCACAAGCATTTTCCTTTCTgttgaaatttaaaaatactttCAATAAGGCTTTTCACAATGTCTTCCAAAAGCATATCGAAGTTAGAGGTTGAACGTTTAGATGGTCTTTTCACTTGAGGTTTTCTATTATAGGATTGGTTTTGAAACCTCGGCTATCCTTCTTGATCTCCATAACTAAAATTTGGATgatcctgttgaaacacctttccacaagattttgatttgataaaatcatccatgattaagagacaattaaatttaagtgctttgatttaattgtactaatctgcttgttcaatattgagtataaacttaaatacaaaaagaaataaagaataagacaggacgaagtcagtatgagatcaaagaacaagctgagtagaatcaaactcagtatcaaagaatagAAGTCTGAAGTTCAACAAAGTAAAGtagaatggaactcagcattaaaAGCCCTCTCAGAAGTTATCTTGCAAAACagaactcagcatagaagttgacAACAAACAAAGATAACGAATaaagtagaagctgagtaaatcTTCAGGACAGTatgagagatccgttcactagaagacatgttttgcaaaccttctgcaccaataattgaatcctcgaaattacgcaaaagacacattccgagatgcatgggtcaacagaTTATAGCTAAAATACAACTGCCATAAAAAGACGacgtctgtaggaagaagacaagtctgacgcctgaagaaatcagaggataggattggcctgcaaaacctgaagctgaccagaagctgtctcctaaaagagccgttttggaattAACgactaaatcatttcaaatgatcctcctccaggtcttcatctatataaagacaattaaacttcttggatcattgccgatgtatagaaagaaaaatacaagagagaaaatacaagttcaaagcactcaaaaacaagaaagagatcttacacccatcttctattcctgtgtaaatgctagattgattgtttgtaatcatctaaagtgttcttcatttgaaaaagaacaacttgtatcaattgtgaTATTGAGactgttgtgctgagtgttcgGTTGTAAagattcagtggtagagaaatctaagtactgggttgtggtgcttagtaggagttgagtagaagaatagaggacggtactcttgcatattcaactgccttgtaaacggtttgtgctctacctttaaagagctcagtattggattccaaaagcccggaggactctggggactggacgtaggcagagaggccgaaccaggataagtcgtactgagtaatttctaactctctcaatatatatatatatatatatatatatatatatgtgtgtgtgcatgtgttgtctGTTCAATTTACTCAtcatataaatcatttaaactgatactgagtaaatcagagtgctgagttggaagctgaccatagaaagtgtcaattcccaactcacgagtaaaacagccttagtcaacatctgaccaaagctgtcttacattaagatcggccGTGCTAACCacaagctgagttaacaaactcatcaaaattatcaagtcagtataattaaattagtgaaaaaattatattagttcctaacccccccttggaactaatcacacgggaccaacaagtggtatcagagcctaagctcaccactctaagatataactatcttgagcggatccccataaatggctgagaacagcactcgtttccttccaggaaaccaaacaacacagatactccctgagggattatctattagtcggcctcccctattctttggatctaattatactttctggaagaataggatgaaaaactttattcaagccacaaacatgagtgcatggcttgcaatagttcaaggcccatacgtgccatataaaactattaacaatgagaaagttattaagagtgaaactgagtggtcagaagatgatcttagaaaacttcaaaataatgcttcggctatcaatatgcttcactgtgctttagatgctgcagaatacaataaaatatcaggttgtgagtcagcacaggagatatggaaaaagctcgaggtgacctatgaaggtacaagcaaggtcaaagagtcaaaggtgaatcaacacatgggattatatgagctgtttgagatgaatgacaaCGAGAACATCTCCAGCATGGACGCTAGATTCACTAATATcataaatgaactaaaaagactcggcaagaacttcaccgaagaagaacaggtgaagaaaatcttgagaagcttacctaagagctgacaagctaagaaaactgcagtagaagaagctcaggacctgactacatacaagtatgacgagctaatcggatctctgctgactcatgagatctcaatgcaaaactttgaagctaaagagaaagaaaagtcagaagataagaaacaaaagtcacttgtcatgaaagctgactcgaccgaaggtgactcatcagatgatgaggaaatggccatgtttacacgaaaaatgaagaagctgtttaggaaGAATGAAAAGAATAGCAGAAGGCCATTCATAAGAAATGacagatacaaagctgagtccagtgacaaatacaagaaggatgGCTCCAAATCTGTCAcctgttttgagtgccaccaaactgggcacatcaagtcaagctgcccaaacctcaagaaagagaagaagggaagcaaaaaggctatggtagcaacatggagcgacagtgatgagtcaacctcatctgaagctgatgcaacTGAAACAgccaatatatgtttcatggctgatgatgctgaccattctcaatctgagcaagctgacctctccgatgaaactgaccaggaggaacacaacaatgaggtaacatctttactcttgcttagaaatgaaatggtaaatgccctgagtgatttatacacactaaccaagaaatgtaacaagaaaataaaatcactcagtaggcgatgtgacgagattga
The DNA window shown above is from Euphorbia lathyris chromosome 1, ddEupLath1.1, whole genome shotgun sequence and carries:
- the LOC136212207 gene encoding non-specific lipid-transfer protein 2-like, with translation MKKPSALSLWVVLNLILLVLTDQVLVSNAVNCSPSELQPCLPALNSSAPPSSFCCSKLRQQKPCLCGYLKNPNLKKYVNSPGARRVAAACKVAIPSC